The window AGAAAGAGGGCGGCACGCCTCTGTCCGCACTGCGGCGGAGTGTTGCCGGATTCGATGTTTGAGGGACACACAGAGTCCCAAAGCGTTCCTCCTGTTGCGGAAGAAAAAGAGGAAGATGCCTCCGCGCGCGTTATGACGGCGGAGGAAGAGCTTTCGGAACTCTCAAAGAAGATGGAAGCGGCCGTCAAATCGGAAAATTACGAATACGCGGCGCAGCTTCGCGACAGAATGGCGGAGTTGAGGAAATCTAATATGACCCAGGGTAGTGAATTATAATGTGGCACAACTTTACAGAACGGGGCAAGCGCGTATTTCAGCTTGCGCAGAAAGAGGCCCTGCGTATGGGCCATGAGGTGATCGGGACGGAGCATGTCCTTCTGGGGCTGCTCTACGACAACGACGGCCTCATTACGAAGATACTGGCGGATCATGACGTTACGCCGGATGTGCTGGTGAAAGAGATCGAACAGTTTGCCGGAATCGGCGCTCCGCGCTACGGCCAGGTGGACCTGCCGATGAGCCCGCGCGCGAAGTGCGTGATGGATCTGGCGATGCGCGAAGCCCGCAGGATGGGCGTCAACTATATCGGTACGGAACATATCTTCCTCGCGATCCTCGCGGAGGGCGAGGGAATGGCGGCGCGGCTTCTGGCCTCGCACGGCCTTGAGCTCGATAACTGCCGGCGGCTTGTCGCGGAGCAGATGGGCGGGATGGCCTCGGAGCGCGGACAGCAGCCGCCGAGACAGCCCGAGGACCCTAGGGGCAGGACGCGCGGCGCCGCGCCATCAAAGACTCCGACGGTTGACCAGCTGGCCATCGATCTCACCCTGATGGCGAAGAACGGCGAACTGGACCCCGTTATCGGACGGGTGAAGGAGATCCAGCGCGTGGTGCAGATACTTTCGCGCCGCACAAAAAACAATCCTGTGCTGATCGGCGAGCCGGGCGTGGGCAAAACGGCCGTCGCCGAAGGGCTCGCGCAGAGGATATTCACCGGCGACATCCCTGAGATACTCAAGGGTAAGCGCGTGATGCAGCTCAACGTCGCAAACCTCGTCGCGGGCACGAAATACCGCGGCGAATTTGAGGAACGTATGCGCCGCCTCGTAAAAGAGATACGCGAGACGAAAAACATCATCCTCTTCATCGACGAAATCCACACCATCGTCGGCGCCGGCGGCGCTGAGGGGGCGGTGGACGCGGCGAACATCCTCAAGCCGAGCCTCTCGCGCGGCGAGTTCCAGGTCATCGGCGCTACGACGATAAACGAGTACCGGAAATACATCGAGAAAGACGCCGCGCTGGAGCGCCGCTTCCAGCCCGTACAGGTAGACGAGCCTACGGAGGAGGAGACGGTGCTGATCCTCAAGGGGCTGCGCGACAGCTACGAGGGACACCACCGCGTGCGTATCACCGACGAGGCCCTTGAGACGGCGGCGGCGCTCTCTAAGCGTTACATTACGGACAGGTTCCTTCCCGATAAGGCGATAGATCTCATCGACGAAGCCTCGGCGCGCGCGCGCATCAACACCCTTGAAATCCCCGACGAACTCAAGGCGCTGGAGCGCAGCATCGACGACCTTCGTAAAGAAAAGGAAGAGGCGGCCGCCTCGCAGGAATTTGAAAAGGCCGCCTATCTGCGCGACGAGGAGCGCAAGGCGAAGGAACAGAGCGAACAGTGGCGCCGTGAATGGACGGAGTCCCGCAACAAGATCACTCCCGAGATAAAGCCGGAAGATATCGCCTCCATCGTCGCGGAGAGCACCGGTATTCCGGTGACGCAGCTTACAGAAGAGGAGAGCCGCAGACTGCTGCGTATGGAGGATGAACTCAAACGCCGCATGGTCGGCCAAGAGGAGGCCCTTCACGCGGTGGCGCGTGCCGTGCGCCGCGCGAGAAGCGGCATGAAAGACCCCAAACGTCCTGTCGGCAGTTTCCTTTTCCTCGGCCCTACGGGAGTCGGCAAGACGGAGCTCGCGCGTTCGCTGGCGGAATTCCTCTTCGGCAGCGAAGATGCGATGATCCGCATGGACATGAGCGAATACATGGAACGCCATGAGGCCGCTAAGCTCATCGGCGCGCCCCCCGGATACGTCGGTTTTGAGGAGGGGGGCAAACTCACGGAGGCGATCCGACGCAAGCCCTATTCCGTCGTACTCTTCGACGAAATAGAGAAGGCGCATCCCGACGTATTCAACATCATGCTCCAGCTGCTTGAGGACGGGCGGCTGACCGACGGCCACGGCCATGTCAGCGACTTCCGCAACTGCGTCGTCATCATGACCAGCAACGTCGGCGTATCCGACAATATGGGCGGACGCTCCCTCGGTTTCGGCGGCGCGGAGGAACAGAGCGTGGCGGATGCGCGGCGGATGAAGGATACGGTGCGGGAGGCGGCGAAGAAGGCCTTCCGGCCGGAGTTCCTCAACCGTA is drawn from Cloacibacillus sp. and contains these coding sequences:
- a CDS encoding UvrB/UvrC motif-containing protein, which gives rise to MLCEQCKVRRAEIHLVNVVNGERQVQHLCRECAEAHLHLDDVSNLLKMSFSVEGLMDIEEAFKELVIPALRGAYTRKRAARLCPHCGGVLPDSMFEGHTESQSVPPVAEEKEEDASARVMTAEEELSELSKKMEAAVKSENYEYAAQLRDRMAELRKSNMTQGSEL
- a CDS encoding ATP-dependent Clp protease ATP-binding subunit, encoding MWHNFTERGKRVFQLAQKEALRMGHEVIGTEHVLLGLLYDNDGLITKILADHDVTPDVLVKEIEQFAGIGAPRYGQVDLPMSPRAKCVMDLAMREARRMGVNYIGTEHIFLAILAEGEGMAARLLASHGLELDNCRRLVAEQMGGMASERGQQPPRQPEDPRGRTRGAAPSKTPTVDQLAIDLTLMAKNGELDPVIGRVKEIQRVVQILSRRTKNNPVLIGEPGVGKTAVAEGLAQRIFTGDIPEILKGKRVMQLNVANLVAGTKYRGEFEERMRRLVKEIRETKNIILFIDEIHTIVGAGGAEGAVDAANILKPSLSRGEFQVIGATTINEYRKYIEKDAALERRFQPVQVDEPTEEETVLILKGLRDSYEGHHRVRITDEALETAAALSKRYITDRFLPDKAIDLIDEASARARINTLEIPDELKALERSIDDLRKEKEEAAASQEFEKAAYLRDEERKAKEQSEQWRREWTESRNKITPEIKPEDIASIVAESTGIPVTQLTEEESRRLLRMEDELKRRMVGQEEALHAVARAVRRARSGMKDPKRPVGSFLFLGPTGVGKTELARSLAEFLFGSEDAMIRMDMSEYMERHEAAKLIGAPPGYVGFEEGGKLTEAIRRKPYSVVLFDEIEKAHPDVFNIMLQLLEDGRLTDGHGHVSDFRNCVVIMTSNVGVSDNMGGRSLGFGGAEEQSVADARRMKDTVREAAKKAFRPEFLNRIDEILVFEPLGRPELVKIVDIMLEEVKKRANENHIELDVDEEAKTLILDKGYDPKYGARPLRRTIQKMIEDEISNRLLEGNISHGDKITVSRDGESLNFQICGKN